One genomic region from Amycolatopsis sp. FBCC-B4732 encodes:
- a CDS encoding oxygenase MpaB family protein translates to MAKDEVSRRLAMKRGGTLGILGAVTVASPSLWTWPAEASVAGTGAGADPRWVWDTEADPLLAAVIDRGDVPRVNELLRTWRKNGQPLPDGLPADVRDFVERARRLPAWADSGKLANSFRFTEKRGLYLGLLYGLASGMVSTVIPHEARAVYHSKGGAAMKDRISKTAKLGYDVMTRNAFDADGEMIVTCVKTRLVHAAVRHLLPQSPQWQQGSDQTIPISQRDMMVTWHSLPTTVMKKLTSWEVPIPRAESEGFLHSWQLTAHLLGIEDEYIPASWAEADAQADQVLTPVLAPTDEGIELAGILLGLGSSVDGGILSTHVLGAMTRFMLGDQIAGWLRIPREPVWDPLLRTAWGPFIAVREGLLPFPLAPAAYWTFDEFLRQAALLFLSEARPISIEIPTGNRPS, encoded by the coding sequence ATGGCCAAGGACGAAGTCAGCCGGCGGCTCGCGATGAAACGCGGGGGGACGCTGGGCATCCTGGGCGCGGTGACGGTGGCGTCGCCGTCGTTGTGGACGTGGCCGGCGGAGGCGTCGGTCGCCGGCACCGGGGCGGGCGCGGATCCCCGGTGGGTGTGGGACACCGAAGCCGACCCGCTGCTCGCCGCCGTCATCGACCGCGGTGACGTGCCGCGCGTCAACGAACTGCTGCGGACCTGGCGGAAGAACGGCCAGCCGCTGCCCGACGGCCTCCCCGCGGACGTGCGGGACTTCGTCGAGCGGGCCCGGCGGCTGCCGGCCTGGGCCGACTCGGGCAAGCTCGCGAATTCGTTCCGGTTCACCGAAAAGCGCGGGCTCTACCTCGGGCTGCTCTACGGCCTCGCGAGCGGGATGGTCAGCACGGTGATCCCGCACGAAGCCCGCGCGGTCTACCACTCCAAGGGCGGCGCGGCCATGAAGGACCGCATCTCCAAGACCGCCAAGCTCGGTTACGACGTCATGACCCGCAACGCTTTCGACGCCGACGGCGAGATGATCGTGACGTGCGTCAAGACGCGCCTGGTGCACGCCGCCGTGCGCCACCTCCTGCCGCAGTCCCCGCAGTGGCAGCAGGGATCCGACCAGACGATCCCGATCAGCCAGCGGGACATGATGGTCACCTGGCACAGCCTGCCCACCACCGTCATGAAGAAGCTGACGTCGTGGGAGGTACCGATCCCGCGGGCGGAGTCCGAGGGGTTCCTGCACTCCTGGCAGCTCACCGCGCACCTGCTCGGCATCGAGGACGAGTACATCCCGGCGTCCTGGGCCGAGGCCGACGCCCAGGCCGATCAGGTGCTGACGCCGGTGCTCGCGCCGACCGACGAGGGCATCGAGCTGGCCGGCATCCTGCTCGGCCTCGGCTCGTCGGTCGACGGCGGCATCCTCAGCACGCACGTCCTCGGCGCGATGACCCGGTTCATGCTCGGCGATCAGATCGCCGGTTGGCTGCGCATCCCGCGCGAGCCGGTCTGGGACCCGCTGCTGCGCACCGCGTGGGGCCCGTTCATCGCCGTCCGGGAAGGACTGCTGCCGTTCCCGCTGGCCCCGGCGGCCTACTGGACCTTCGACGAGTTCCTCCGCCAGGCGGCGCTGCTGTTCCTCTCGGAGGCCCGGCCGATCAGCATCGAGATCCCGACGGGCAACCGGCCGTCGTGA
- a CDS encoding TetR/AcrR family transcriptional regulator, which yields MASEPAVSPFTSAPGAESLLERAYVDALQRVDDADEVRVRVLDAAFEQFCRMGVQRSTMEDVAKRAGLSRITVYRRFATKDTLVEHVVRREYRRYFDRFLTEIKQAETVADRVVLGFVSSLRAIRGNPLIGGLIAAEPGMLASSMITDAGRTLATVREFVAGQLRREQHAGTVAAGLDVEVVAELMVRVSASFLAIPSRVVDLDDDEQLAALARRYLVPMLEA from the coding sequence GTGGCTTCGGAACCCGCGGTATCGCCGTTCACGTCCGCACCCGGCGCGGAATCGCTGCTGGAGCGCGCCTACGTCGACGCGCTCCAGCGGGTCGACGACGCCGACGAGGTCCGCGTCCGCGTGCTCGACGCCGCCTTCGAGCAGTTCTGCCGGATGGGCGTCCAGCGCTCCACGATGGAGGACGTCGCCAAGCGCGCCGGGCTGTCCCGCATCACCGTCTACCGGCGGTTCGCCACGAAGGACACGCTCGTCGAGCACGTCGTGCGCCGCGAGTACCGCCGCTACTTCGACCGCTTCCTGACCGAGATCAAGCAGGCCGAGACCGTCGCCGACCGGGTCGTGCTCGGCTTCGTGAGCTCGCTGCGCGCGATCCGCGGCAACCCGCTGATCGGCGGGCTGATCGCGGCCGAACCAGGCATGCTGGCGTCGTCCATGATCACCGACGCCGGCCGGACGCTGGCCACCGTGCGGGAGTTCGTCGCCGGTCAGCTGCGGCGGGAGCAGCACGCCGGCACGGTGGCCGCCGGGCTCGACGTCGAGGTCGTGGCCGAGCTGATGGTCCGCGTGTCCGCCTCCTTCCTCGCCATCCCCAGCCGCGTCGTCGACCTCGACGACGACGAGCAGCTCGCGGCGCTGGCCCGGCGCTACCTCGTGCCGATGCTCGAGGCTTGA
- a CDS encoding acyl-CoA dehydrogenase family protein, which translates to MDLTTEQRDFVSAVDDFCRREVGARDTAHDDALYRKMAALGWLGINVPQEYGGAGQGMLDLVLFLETIAYRQAPIGGFATSVITAASYAKFASEERKREVLGDFLRGEVLAVSMSEPGAGSDVGALTCKAARQDGGWVVDGQKTWCSNAHLARHILLVARTSADGGKHDGLTMFSVPAGVDGLAIHGIDTMGGREVNDLYFTGCALPGDAVVGEVGQGWRQLMAGLNLERMILAALMLGTARRAFEDTVSYVRERRQFGRPVGSFQALRHRLADHATELECTRLLVHDVARKIDASGGEPLPREASMAKLKATEFAKAMALDGMQMLGGYGYATEYGMERLVRSTVVSTVYGGTSEIQRDVIGKTYGL; encoded by the coding sequence GTGGACTTGACCACCGAACAGCGCGACTTCGTCTCCGCCGTCGACGACTTCTGCCGGCGCGAGGTGGGCGCCCGCGACACCGCGCACGACGACGCGCTCTACCGCAAGATGGCCGCGCTGGGCTGGCTCGGCATCAACGTCCCGCAGGAGTACGGCGGCGCCGGCCAGGGGATGCTGGACCTGGTGCTGTTCCTCGAAACGATCGCCTACCGGCAGGCGCCGATCGGCGGGTTCGCCACGTCGGTGATCACGGCCGCGTCGTACGCGAAGTTCGCGAGCGAAGAGCGCAAGCGGGAGGTGCTGGGCGACTTCCTGCGGGGCGAGGTGCTGGCCGTCTCGATGTCCGAACCCGGCGCGGGCTCCGACGTCGGCGCGCTGACGTGCAAGGCCGCCCGGCAGGACGGCGGCTGGGTCGTCGACGGCCAGAAGACGTGGTGCTCCAACGCCCACCTGGCCCGGCACATCCTGCTGGTCGCGCGCACCTCGGCCGACGGCGGCAAGCACGACGGGCTGACGATGTTCTCCGTCCCGGCCGGCGTCGACGGCCTGGCGATCCACGGCATCGACACGATGGGCGGCCGCGAGGTCAACGACCTGTACTTCACCGGGTGCGCGCTGCCCGGCGACGCGGTGGTCGGCGAGGTGGGCCAGGGCTGGCGGCAGCTGATGGCGGGGCTGAACCTCGAGCGGATGATCCTGGCCGCGCTGATGCTCGGCACCGCGCGCCGCGCGTTCGAGGACACCGTTTCGTACGTGCGCGAACGCCGTCAGTTCGGCCGGCCGGTCGGGTCGTTCCAGGCGTTGCGGCACCGCCTCGCCGACCACGCGACGGAACTGGAGTGCACCCGCCTGCTGGTCCACGACGTCGCCCGCAAGATCGACGCCTCGGGCGGGGAGCCGCTGCCGCGGGAGGCGTCGATGGCGAAGCTCAAGGCGACGGAGTTCGCGAAGGCGATGGCCCTCGACGGCATGCAGATGCTCGGCGGCTACGGCTACGCCACGGAGTACGGGATGGAACGCCTGGTCCGG